A genomic region of Paludisphaera rhizosphaerae contains the following coding sequences:
- a CDS encoding DUF1592 domain-containing protein, with amino-acid sequence MTSPGIPPILAAWTCLVLSPLTLAEEPAASSTAPESVRAVFTKYCVTCHRGEKSESGFDLDKLIAKGPPSANRKPWGRLKEQVAGGTMPPEDHPQPTQDEVAALTSWIDVELKRVDCGLTVDPGRVTIRRLNRVEYNNTIRDLTGVDFQPADDFPSDDVGYGFDNIGDVLSLPPILMEKYLAAAESIASQAILVGNGGRPPVKTYDGPALDAAGGSSHSTDGRFLGTNGEVAVPHAFPRDATYIIRVKAWAQQAGPEPARMAVKIDGKSIRTFDVKAVEGSTASYEIKEKLRGGPRKISAAFLNDFYDPKIPDPKKRDRNLCVQAIEVEGPITMKGDAPPPSQKQIIFRTPTGPQDVAACTEAVLDRFLRRAYRRPVTGGEVAKVIRLAELARENGESYERGIQLAVQAVLASPQFLFRVELFRPKRDRNGKVIPVEGGMPLNDFEVASRLSYFLWSSMPDDELFKLALEGKLHEEATLEKQARRMVLDPKAQAFVENFAGQWLQLRNLKTANPDRKQFKTFDEPLREAMQTESEMFFSSILRNDRPLLDFLDADYTYLNERLAKHYGVAGVQGPEFRRVALKNGDRGGLITQASILTVTSNPSRTSPVKRGKWILEQILGTPPPPPPPDVPDLADDSKGQLTGTLRQRMEQHRANPSCASCHARLDPPGFGLENFDAVGAWRDKDGGLPIDASAKLPTGESFRGPAELKSVLKSRKQEFTRCLAEKMLTYGLGRGLEDADACVVDKIVKNVSADQYRLSRMVLEIVKSEPFLRRRG; translated from the coding sequence ATGACATCGCCGGGGATCCCCCCAATCCTGGCCGCATGGACTTGCCTCGTCCTCTCCCCGCTCACCCTCGCCGAGGAGCCCGCCGCGTCGTCGACCGCCCCTGAGTCGGTTCGCGCCGTTTTCACCAAGTACTGCGTCACCTGCCACCGCGGGGAGAAGTCCGAGTCGGGCTTCGACCTGGACAAGCTGATCGCCAAGGGGCCGCCGTCCGCGAACCGCAAGCCCTGGGGCCGACTCAAGGAGCAGGTGGCCGGCGGCACGATGCCCCCCGAGGACCATCCGCAGCCCACCCAGGACGAGGTCGCCGCGCTCACTTCGTGGATCGACGTGGAGTTGAAGCGAGTCGACTGCGGCCTGACGGTCGACCCCGGCCGCGTGACGATCCGCCGCCTCAATCGAGTCGAGTACAACAACACGATTCGCGACCTGACAGGCGTCGACTTCCAGCCGGCCGACGACTTTCCTTCGGACGACGTCGGCTATGGGTTCGACAACATCGGCGACGTCCTGAGCCTGCCGCCGATCCTCATGGAGAAATACCTCGCCGCGGCCGAGTCGATCGCCTCCCAGGCGATTCTCGTCGGAAACGGCGGACGACCGCCCGTGAAGACGTACGACGGCCCGGCCCTCGACGCCGCCGGCGGGTCCTCCCATTCAACCGACGGCCGGTTTCTCGGCACCAACGGCGAGGTCGCCGTCCCCCACGCCTTCCCTCGCGACGCCACTTACATCATCCGCGTCAAAGCCTGGGCCCAGCAGGCCGGCCCGGAGCCCGCCCGGATGGCCGTCAAGATCGACGGCAAGTCGATCCGAACCTTCGACGTGAAGGCCGTCGAGGGATCGACCGCCTCCTACGAGATCAAGGAGAAGCTCCGAGGCGGGCCCCGCAAGATCTCGGCCGCGTTCCTCAACGACTTCTACGACCCCAAGATCCCCGACCCGAAGAAGCGCGACCGCAACCTGTGCGTCCAGGCGATCGAGGTCGAGGGGCCGATCACCATGAAGGGGGACGCCCCCCCGCCGAGCCAGAAGCAGATCATCTTCCGCACGCCGACGGGCCCTCAGGACGTCGCCGCCTGCACCGAGGCCGTCCTCGACCGTTTCCTCCGACGGGCCTACCGCCGCCCCGTGACCGGCGGCGAGGTCGCCAAGGTGATCCGCCTGGCCGAACTGGCTCGTGAGAACGGCGAGAGCTACGAGCGCGGCATTCAACTGGCGGTGCAGGCCGTCCTGGCTTCCCCTCAGTTCCTCTTCCGCGTCGAGCTGTTCCGGCCCAAGCGCGACAGGAACGGCAAGGTGATCCCCGTCGAAGGAGGGATGCCGCTCAACGACTTCGAGGTGGCGTCCCGGCTCTCCTACTTCCTCTGGAGCAGCATGCCCGACGACGAGCTGTTCAAGCTCGCTCTGGAAGGAAAACTCCATGAGGAAGCGACTCTGGAGAAGCAGGCCCGCCGGATGGTGTTGGACCCCAAGGCCCAGGCGTTCGTGGAGAACTTCGCCGGCCAGTGGCTCCAGCTCCGGAACCTGAAGACGGCCAACCCCGACCGCAAGCAGTTCAAGACCTTCGACGAGCCTCTCCGTGAAGCGATGCAGACCGAGAGCGAGATGTTCTTCAGCTCCATCCTTCGAAACGACCGCCCGCTCCTCGACTTCCTCGACGCCGACTACACGTATCTGAATGAACGGCTGGCCAAGCACTACGGGGTCGCCGGCGTCCAGGGGCCGGAGTTTCGTCGCGTCGCCCTCAAGAACGGCGATCGCGGCGGGCTCATCACCCAGGCCAGCATCCTGACCGTGACTTCCAACCCCTCGCGGACCTCGCCGGTGAAGCGTGGGAAATGGATCCTGGAACAGATCCTCGGCACGCCGCCGCCGCCCCCCCCGCCGGACGTCCCCGACCTGGCCGACGACTCCAAGGGGCAGCTCACTGGAACGCTCCGCCAGCGAATGGAGCAGCACCGAGCGAACCCCAGTTGCGCCTCGTGCCACGCGCGGCTCGACCCTCCCGGATTCGGCCTGGAGAACTTCGACGCCGTCGGCGCCTGGCGCGACAAGGACGGCGGCCTGCCGATCGACGCCTCCGCCAAACTTCCCACCGGCGAGTCGTTCCGCGGCCCGGCCGAGTTGAAGTCGGTCCTCAAGTCTCGCAAGCAGGAATTCACCCGCTGCCTGGCCGAGAAGATGCTGACCTACGGCCTCGGCCGGGGCCTTGAAGACGCGGACGCCTGCGTCGTCGACAAGATCGTCAAGAACGTATCCGCCGATCAGTACAGACTCTCCCGCATGGTGCTGGAGATCGTCAAGAGCGAGCCCTTCCTGCGCCGCCGCGGTTGA
- a CDS encoding sugar transferase, which translates to MACSSRSPLSRSVKRVIDIVGAVIALALLTPLLLAIAAAIRSTSRGPVLFAQERTGKNGKPFRLYKFRTMTGPPAFVVGKETQTDDPRITAVGRWLRRTGCDELPQLANVLRGEMSLVGPRPLLAWENALCEGREAQRLHVRPGLTGLAQVNGRNAIPWSERIAWDVVYVEQESLWLDLSILLRTIPIALFGRHAYATGAEKARPAPRIGIIEAAGECA; encoded by the coding sequence ATGGCCTGTTCTTCCAGGTCGCCGTTGTCACGGAGCGTCAAGCGGGTCATCGATATCGTCGGTGCCGTGATCGCGCTCGCTCTGCTCACGCCTCTCCTGCTGGCGATCGCGGCGGCGATCCGGTCGACTTCACGAGGCCCAGTCCTGTTCGCCCAGGAGAGGACGGGGAAGAACGGAAAGCCCTTCCGCCTCTACAAATTCCGCACGATGACCGGTCCGCCCGCGTTCGTGGTCGGCAAGGAGACGCAGACCGACGACCCCCGGATCACAGCGGTCGGGCGTTGGCTGAGGCGGACGGGATGCGACGAACTTCCTCAATTGGCGAACGTCCTCCGGGGCGAGATGAGCCTGGTCGGCCCACGTCCGCTCCTCGCCTGGGAGAATGCGCTCTGTGAAGGTCGAGAGGCCCAGCGTCTGCACGTCCGGCCCGGGCTCACCGGCCTGGCGCAGGTGAATGGGCGGAACGCGATCCCTTGGAGCGAACGGATCGCCTGGGACGTCGTTTACGTCGAGCAGGAAAGTCTGTGGCTGGACCTATCCATCCTGCTGCGGACCATCCCCATAGCCCTCTTCGGTCGGCACGCCTACGCCACAGGTGCTGAGAAGGCTCGTCCGGCGCCGAGGATCGGTATCATCGAGGCTGCCGGGGAATGCGCCTGA
- a CDS encoding MBL fold metallo-hydrolase encodes MAQRRYLFPNVIEMNYQARRRMGVNVYLIDGGDEYVLIDVGFLEDAVAVLQLIRELGYSFSACKMIVATHADVDHTQGLARARDVLKCPIAAHPKSVPAIESGDELFTFARIDAQGISIPMPKCKVDVEVDEGSKIQVGDRTLEVWSTPGHAAGQLAFRMGDLLFSGDNIFRDGCVGAIDAHHGSNIPDYIASLKRIRDSDVKFLLPSHGPIFRKDNAMIDKTIARLEGYSHMSDFGTCAVDWPLMDAWEDELVQEHVDFG; translated from the coding sequence ATGGCCCAACGCCGCTATTTGTTCCCCAACGTCATCGAAATGAACTACCAGGCCCGCCGGCGGATGGGGGTCAACGTCTACCTCATCGACGGCGGCGACGAATACGTCCTGATCGACGTCGGCTTTCTCGAAGACGCCGTCGCCGTCCTCCAGTTGATCCGAGAACTCGGCTACAGCTTCTCGGCCTGCAAGATGATCGTCGCGACCCACGCCGACGTCGACCACACTCAGGGGCTCGCCCGCGCCCGCGACGTTCTGAAGTGCCCGATCGCCGCCCACCCCAAGAGCGTGCCGGCCATAGAGTCCGGCGACGAGCTGTTCACGTTCGCCCGGATCGACGCCCAGGGGATCAGCATCCCCATGCCCAAGTGCAAGGTGGACGTCGAGGTCGACGAAGGGTCGAAGATCCAGGTCGGCGATCGGACGCTGGAGGTCTGGAGCACCCCGGGCCACGCCGCCGGTCAGCTCGCCTTCCGCATGGGCGACCTGCTCTTCTCCGGCGACAACATCTTCCGCGACGGCTGCGTCGGCGCCATCGACGCCCACCACGGCTCGAACATCCCCGATTACATCGCCAGCCTGAAGCGGATCCGCGACTCCGACGTCAAATTCCTCCTCCCTTCCCACGGCCCGATCTTCCGCAAGGACAACGCGATGATCGACAAGACCATCGCCCGCCTGGAAGGCTACTCCCACATGTCCGACTTCGGCACCTGCGCAGTCGACTGGCCGCTGATGGACGCCTGGGAGGACGAGCTGGTCCAGGAACACGTCGATTTTGGCTGA
- a CDS encoding glutamate synthase produces the protein MGNDPGGDPSAPILVPELRDYHQINAEAVRRLDRGASFVRLEGPAGHRLLLAGLSGPWRAVVEVAGQAGPELAAGLDAPGLTIVCRGVSADGAGSGLRAGTLLLLGATGTAVGYRMSGGLIVAAKRVGPRAGLGMTGGEMVLLDHVGPMAGERQSGGVLAVAVPEAIPHFGLNARGGRRLLGPSDGGIVEQALELIALHSSHPGWEG, from the coding sequence GTGGGCAATGACCCGGGCGGGGACCCATCGGCCCCGATTCTGGTCCCTGAGCTTCGCGACTACCATCAGATCAACGCCGAGGCCGTCCGACGCCTTGATCGGGGGGCCTCGTTCGTTCGCCTTGAAGGGCCGGCCGGGCATCGCCTGCTCCTGGCCGGCCTGAGCGGCCCCTGGCGCGCCGTCGTCGAGGTCGCCGGCCAGGCTGGGCCCGAACTGGCGGCCGGGCTCGACGCCCCCGGCCTGACGATCGTCTGTCGCGGCGTTTCGGCCGACGGCGCGGGCTCGGGATTGCGGGCCGGGACGTTGCTCTTGCTGGGAGCGACCGGAACGGCGGTCGGCTATCGGATGTCCGGCGGCCTGATCGTGGCCGCGAAGCGGGTCGGCCCTCGCGCGGGGCTGGGGATGACCGGCGGCGAGATGGTCTTGTTGGACCATGTCGGACCGATGGCCGGCGAACGACAGTCGGGCGGCGTTCTCGCCGTTGCTGTACCTGAAGCCATCCCTCATTTCGGGCTCAACGCACGAGGAGGCCGGCGGCTTCTCGGTCCGTCGGACGGCGGCATCGTGGAGCAGGCGCTTGAGCTGATCGCGCTGCACTCCTCGCATCCCGGCTGGGAGGGCTGA
- the corA gene encoding magnesium/cobalt transporter CorA — MTTEPERSLPTASATCRARALYRDGAGELHLNWPLERLGEAIHSGAGTLWLDMENEADTPCPLAETILREVFRFHPLAVDDALKETHVPKIDDWDGYLYLVFHSSQIDPESDDLRLQELDVFLGPNYLVTYHEEPLEYLTEARKAIEADPRDRMKDGADHLLFRFLDRSVDQSLAAIEVLDERIDDVQDAVMDDLGPQTLQQIFRIKRSAIQLQKTFGPQRDVLNKLSRDPYKVVQEKHRIYFRDVYDHIVRIHDISEGLRDLIAGTLDTYLSVISNRTNEIMKTLTVVTVMFLPMSFITGFFGMNFFGGSLELDVWMPKWLLFFGSLSVMLLSPVAILAMLKRWGWF; from the coding sequence ATGACGACCGAGCCCGAACGCTCGCTCCCCACCGCTTCCGCCACCTGTCGGGCTCGGGCCCTCTACCGCGACGGCGCCGGTGAATTGCACCTGAACTGGCCGCTCGAACGTCTGGGCGAGGCCATCCACAGCGGTGCGGGTACGCTCTGGCTCGACATGGAGAACGAGGCCGATACGCCGTGTCCGCTGGCCGAGACCATCCTGCGCGAGGTTTTCCGCTTTCACCCGTTGGCCGTCGACGACGCTCTCAAGGAGACGCACGTCCCCAAGATCGACGACTGGGACGGGTATCTCTACCTCGTTTTTCACTCCAGTCAGATCGATCCCGAATCCGACGACCTCCGTCTTCAGGAACTCGACGTTTTCCTCGGGCCCAACTATCTCGTCACCTATCATGAGGAGCCTCTGGAATACCTGACCGAGGCTCGAAAGGCGATCGAGGCGGACCCTCGCGACCGCATGAAGGACGGCGCGGACCACCTGCTTTTTCGCTTCCTCGACCGTTCGGTCGACCAATCCCTGGCTGCGATCGAGGTGCTCGACGAGCGGATCGACGACGTTCAGGACGCGGTCATGGACGACCTGGGCCCCCAAACGCTCCAGCAGATCTTTCGGATCAAGCGGTCGGCGATTCAGCTTCAGAAGACGTTCGGCCCCCAGCGCGACGTCCTCAACAAGCTGTCGCGCGACCCGTACAAGGTCGTCCAGGAGAAGCACCGAATTTACTTCAGGGACGTCTACGACCACATCGTCCGGATCCACGACATCTCCGAAGGCCTCCGCGACCTGATCGCCGGCACGCTCGACACCTACCTCTCGGTGATCTCGAACCGCACCAACGAGATCATGAAGACGCTCACCGTGGTCACGGTGATGTTCCTGCCGATGTCGTTCATCACCGGCTTCTTCGGCATGAACTTCTTCGGCGGCTCGCTGGAACTGGACGTCTGGATGCCGAAATGGCTCCTGTTCTTCGGCTCGCTGTCCGTGATGCTGCTCTCGCCCGTCGCCATCCTGGCGATGCTGAAACGCTGGGGGTGGTTCTAG
- a CDS encoding type II toxin-antitoxin system RelE/ParE family toxin yields the protein MTPRFRLRPAADRDVDEQAAYLAQEASLETAFRYYDHVFATLEAICDMPGIGERRESSNPRLEGLRGWRVQGFEKHLIFYLETAHGIDVVRVLHGARNIARILDAESPDE from the coding sequence ATGACGCCGCGATTTCGGCTCCGCCCTGCGGCCGACAGGGACGTCGACGAGCAGGCGGCTTACCTGGCTCAAGAAGCCAGCCTGGAAACGGCGTTCAGGTACTACGATCACGTTTTCGCGACGCTGGAAGCCATCTGTGACATGCCGGGGATCGGCGAACGTCGGGAGAGCAGCAATCCACGCCTGGAAGGCCTGCGGGGGTGGCGAGTGCAAGGCTTCGAGAAGCACTTGATTTTCTACCTGGAAACGGCTCACGGAATCGATGTCGTCCGGGTCCTGCACGGTGCACGCAACATCGCCCGAATCCTGGATGCGGAATCGCCCGATGAGTGA
- a CDS encoding type II toxin-antitoxin system ParD family antitoxin has translation MDTMNVALPESMKSFVQEQVTEGGYSSVSEYIRELIRADQKRKAEERIDALLLEGLDSGEPIPVTPEYWAAKKQKLAERLDKAIRPR, from the coding sequence ATGGACACCATGAACGTGGCGTTGCCGGAATCGATGAAGAGTTTCGTGCAGGAGCAGGTGACGGAAGGCGGATACAGCAGCGTGAGCGAATATATCCGCGAGTTGATCCGTGCCGACCAGAAGCGGAAAGCTGAAGAGCGGATCGACGCCCTCCTGCTGGAAGGCTTGGATTCCGGCGAACCGATACCGGTCACGCCGGAATATTGGGCGGCGAAGAAGCAGAAGCTGGCCGAACGGCTTGATAAAGCCATCCGCCCGCGATGA
- a CDS encoding TIR domain-containing protein: MRTVRMFVGSSSESYEAAIAFGQSLRAFARDTRRRADQTDIVTRPWKIETKKLDQDILGNLISSFNECEYGVFFFSPDDATRIRGNDVFVVRDNVVFELGLFAGINGRGSVALLVPKNPEQSGPNLHIPSDLSGVIYETFEGSDDNQVIENAEQVFQSCNRNILANMVRIVDTTRKVKLDQAKEQINILLEVVARSCADQLGVNPASVRAFCHRNSSDDTQLVGLACFAADDIYTADLDAIIPCSGTANGVMQEIEDWFIISKVKRAGNFMCLHIDKTFRSEHHAYIQKLGHIRDDLIFVAGHPIRPFGTMNKPIGTLSVDCSQFPEKASLSDFFDDNRMKALLHKVSGRIHELLKGLPLPSAKGMPSYQQ; encoded by the coding sequence ATGCGGACCGTTCGGATGTTTGTCGGATCGTCAAGCGAATCTTATGAAGCGGCTATTGCTTTTGGCCAATCTCTTAGGGCTTTCGCGCGGGACACCAGGAGGCGGGCCGACCAGACAGATATCGTGACGAGGCCTTGGAAAATTGAGACCAAGAAATTGGACCAAGACATACTTGGAAATTTGATTTCCTCATTCAATGAATGCGAGTATGGAGTGTTCTTCTTCTCCCCGGACGATGCCACGAGAATTCGCGGCAACGATGTTTTTGTGGTGCGTGATAATGTGGTGTTCGAGTTGGGACTTTTCGCAGGCATAAATGGGCGAGGAAGCGTTGCTTTACTTGTACCTAAGAATCCAGAACAGTCGGGGCCTAATCTCCACATTCCGAGCGATTTGTCTGGTGTAATTTATGAGACGTTTGAAGGATCCGACGATAATCAGGTTATCGAAAATGCGGAACAAGTTTTTCAGTCTTGCAACCGCAATATACTCGCCAACATGGTGAGGATCGTTGATACTACCAGAAAGGTAAAGCTAGATCAGGCTAAGGAGCAAATCAACATCCTCCTAGAAGTCGTGGCTAGGTCGTGTGCTGATCAATTAGGTGTGAATCCCGCCTCCGTTCGCGCCTTCTGTCACCGCAACAGTTCTGACGACACCCAATTAGTTGGCTTGGCGTGCTTCGCGGCTGACGACATCTACACGGCAGATTTAGACGCGATTATCCCGTGTTCAGGAACCGCCAATGGCGTCATGCAAGAAATCGAGGACTGGTTCATAATTTCCAAAGTGAAAAGAGCTGGGAATTTCATGTGCTTGCACATCGATAAAACCTTCCGGAGTGAACATCACGCTTACATTCAGAAGTTAGGACATATTAGAGACGATTTGATCTTCGTGGCGGGCCATCCAATACGCCCTTTTGGTACCATGAATAAACCCATTGGCACTCTTAGCGTGGATTGTAGCCAGTTTCCAGAGAAGGCATCGTTATCCGATTTCTTTGACGACAATAGAATGAAGGCGTTGCTACACAAAGTCTCCGGAAGAATACACGAACTATTAAAGGGCCTTCCACTTCCATCAGCCAAGGGAATGCCCTCTTATCAGCAGTAG
- a CDS encoding cytidine deaminase — translation MVPDDIFRKAVDAAKSVSQHAYAPYSKFPVGAAVITEDGSIITGCNVENASYGLTICAERNAVFHTVSLGLTRIVMVIVYTPTETPTAPCGACRQVINEFGPQAEIVSICDKPDRRLQDRLDALLKDAFGPRNLQK, via the coding sequence ATGGTTCCGGATGATATCTTTAGAAAGGCCGTGGACGCGGCCAAGAGCGTCAGTCAACATGCCTACGCTCCCTACTCAAAGTTTCCTGTCGGGGCCGCAGTCATTACGGAGGACGGCTCGATCATCACTGGTTGTAACGTTGAAAATGCGTCTTACGGCCTGACCATATGCGCCGAAAGAAACGCGGTCTTCCATACCGTCTCGCTAGGATTGACCCGAATTGTGATGGTCATTGTCTATACTCCGACGGAGACGCCCACAGCCCCCTGTGGGGCCTGTAGACAAGTAATCAATGAGTTCGGTCCACAGGCAGAGATTGTATCCATTTGTGACAAACCGGATCGGCGGTTGCAGGATCGACTCGACGCACTTCTAAAAGACGCATTCGGACCGCGAAATCTTCAGAAGTGA
- the recJ gene encoding single-stranded-DNA-specific exonuclease RecJ: MSTRWRVQPFDRNRIAALSRAAGVAPLVAQVLLNRGVGEPDAARAFLEARLNGLNDPELLPGAVDAADRLVRAVREGRSIVIYGDYDVDGVCGVSVLWAALKLAGAKAVSYYIPHRVQEGYGVNADALRKIAAEHPRSLVVTVDCGISAVAEARLARELGLEFIITDHHTIGHELPEADVLVHPRLPGGSYPFGDLCGAAVAFKLAWQVCKSFGDGKKASPHLRNYLVESLGLVAMATVADVVPLHGENRILVRHGLAGIMGAPTPGMRALMRVADCLKRSKVTTGSVGFHLAPRINAAGRLERAMRAVEMLTTADHALADEIADELDAVNRRRREVEAEILRQAQEQIRTEGGLKDRGAIVLGCKDWHPGVIGIVASRLVEIYHRPTILIAFGQEFAQGSARSVPGFNLYEAVKECSEGLIGFGGHSAAAGVRMHEDHFPVFAERFSTHCQTVLTPELRERVLNIDAEVPLAMLNLSVIEDLEKLEPHGMGNPRPMFLASNVRVVGEPRAVGADGKHLQLKLGQGDSVFKAVGWSMAERFKGLAHGVECSVVFQPSIDEWQGQRRVQLEIKDMLVPGVPPAVAEPVASGVGVATPESVAGVR; the protein is encoded by the coding sequence ATGTCCACCCGCTGGCGAGTCCAACCGTTCGACCGCAATCGGATCGCCGCGCTGAGTCGCGCCGCGGGGGTGGCTCCGCTGGTGGCTCAGGTGCTGCTGAATCGAGGCGTCGGCGAGCCGGACGCGGCGCGAGCCTTTCTGGAAGCCCGGCTGAACGGTCTCAACGACCCTGAACTGCTCCCGGGCGCGGTCGACGCGGCCGATCGGCTGGTCCGTGCTGTCCGCGAAGGGCGTTCGATCGTCATCTACGGGGATTACGACGTCGATGGCGTCTGCGGCGTGAGCGTCCTCTGGGCGGCGCTCAAGCTGGCCGGGGCGAAGGCGGTCTCGTATTACATCCCTCACCGGGTGCAGGAAGGATACGGCGTCAACGCCGACGCCCTCCGGAAGATCGCCGCCGAGCATCCTAGATCGCTGGTGGTCACGGTCGACTGCGGCATCTCGGCCGTGGCCGAGGCCCGGCTCGCCCGCGAGCTTGGCCTGGAATTCATCATCACCGACCACCACACCATCGGCCATGAGCTTCCCGAGGCCGACGTCCTGGTCCACCCTCGGCTCCCGGGCGGTTCGTACCCGTTCGGCGATCTCTGCGGCGCGGCGGTGGCGTTCAAGCTGGCCTGGCAGGTCTGCAAGAGCTTCGGCGACGGCAAGAAGGCGTCGCCTCACCTGCGCAACTATCTCGTCGAGTCGCTCGGGCTGGTCGCAATGGCGACGGTCGCTGACGTTGTGCCGCTTCACGGCGAGAACCGGATCCTCGTGCGACACGGCCTTGCCGGGATCATGGGAGCGCCCACTCCCGGCATGCGGGCCCTGATGCGGGTGGCCGACTGCCTGAAGCGATCGAAGGTCACCACCGGCTCCGTCGGCTTCCACCTGGCTCCTCGCATCAACGCCGCCGGCCGATTGGAGCGGGCGATGCGGGCCGTGGAGATGCTCACCACGGCCGACCACGCACTCGCCGATGAGATCGCCGACGAACTCGACGCCGTCAACCGCCGTCGCCGCGAGGTCGAGGCTGAGATCCTCCGCCAGGCTCAGGAGCAGATCCGAACCGAGGGGGGGCTCAAGGATCGCGGGGCGATCGTGCTCGGCTGCAAGGACTGGCACCCGGGCGTCATCGGGATCGTCGCCAGCCGGCTGGTGGAGATCTACCATCGGCCGACCATCCTGATCGCCTTCGGCCAGGAGTTCGCCCAGGGCTCGGCGCGGTCGGTTCCGGGCTTCAACCTCTACGAGGCCGTCAAGGAGTGCTCCGAGGGCCTGATCGGGTTCGGCGGCCACTCGGCGGCGGCGGGCGTCCGGATGCACGAGGACCATTTCCCCGTCTTCGCCGAACGCTTCTCCACCCACTGCCAGACGGTCCTCACCCCCGAGCTTCGCGAGCGGGTGCTGAACATCGACGCCGAGGTCCCCCTGGCGATGCTGAATCTCAGCGTGATCGAGGACCTGGAGAAACTTGAACCCCACGGCATGGGGAATCCCCGGCCGATGTTCCTGGCCAGCAACGTGCGGGTCGTCGGCGAGCCTCGCGCGGTGGGAGCGGACGGGAAGCACCTTCAGCTCAAGCTGGGGCAGGGGGATTCCGTCTTCAAGGCGGTCGGCTGGAGCATGGCCGAGCGGTTCAAGGGGCTTGCCCACGGCGTCGAGTGCAGCGTCGTTTTCCAGCCGAGCATCGACGAGTGGCAGGGCCAGCGCCGGGTGCAGCTTGAGATCAAGGATATGCTCGTCCCCGGCGTTCCGCCGGCGGTCGCCGAGCCGGTCGCTTCCGGCGTGGGCGTCGCGACACCGGAGAGCGTCGCCGGGGTTAGATGA
- a CDS encoding EF-hand domain-containing protein codes for MNSRFATAAGIGLALIVLPAASRGQELKGVAKRVAEIFAEIDVNHDGVIDQSEIDGANKPAFKKLLAHGDANDDGKIDSKEFETLAQKALTARKDAKKADKPAEAAKPEAAKPDAPKAEMKPEVAKPEPAKPETPNAADGERLGQFIQRFQAMDLDKDGKLTRDEFKGRPAMFDRLDTDHNGVIDKSDLKTLRAKQKAGEAAKAKVDKVKKVKKAAAAV; via the coding sequence ATGAATTCGCGATTCGCGACCGCGGCCGGCATCGGCCTCGCCCTGATCGTCCTGCCCGCAGCCTCGCGCGGCCAAGAGCTGAAAGGCGTCGCCAAGCGGGTTGCGGAGATCTTCGCCGAGATCGACGTCAACCACGACGGCGTCATCGACCAATCGGAGATCGACGGCGCGAACAAGCCGGCGTTCAAGAAGCTTCTCGCCCACGGCGACGCCAACGACGACGGCAAGATCGACTCCAAGGAGTTCGAGACGCTCGCTCAGAAGGCTCTCACTGCCCGGAAGGACGCCAAGAAGGCCGACAAGCCCGCCGAGGCTGCGAAGCCCGAAGCCGCCAAACCCGACGCCCCCAAGGCCGAGATGAAGCCCGAAGTCGCCAAGCCGGAGCCCGCCAAGCCGGAGACGCCGAACGCGGCCGACGGCGAGAGGCTTGGCCAGTTCATCCAGCGCTTCCAGGCGATGGACCTGGACAAGGACGGCAAGCTCACCCGGGATGAGTTCAAGGGCCGGCCCGCCATGTTCGATCGGCTTGATACCGACCACAACGGCGTCATCGACAAGTCCGACCTCAAAACCCTCCGCGCCAAGCAGAAGGCGGGGGAAGCGGCGAAGGCCAAGGTGGACAAAGTCAAGAAGGTCAAGAAGGCCGCCGCGGCCGTCTGA